GCGCGGTGGCGGACCGGCGGGCCGGACGGGTGAGGGTCAGCTCGTTCGGCGAGCAGAACATCGTGTCGCGCGACCCGGCCGGCTTGACCTGGATGAAGTCGCCCTCGGACGCGTCGCCGACCGCGGACACCTTCGCCGACCGCCCCGCGGGCACGCCGACGGCGGCCTCGGTGAACCACACCGTCACCGGCTTCCCCGCGGCCGCGGACTCCCGCACGGCCACCACGTCCTGCTCCGTCAGCGCACCCGGTGCCGTCATCCCCGTCGTCTCCCTCGCGTCGTCCGTGCGCATCATGCCCGGCACCCCCGACAGTCCCGACCGGCGACGGGCCGTTACCCCACCAGCTCCGCCACGACCTCCAGCTCGGCCCGGTCGCCGCCGACGACCATCGTCGTGATCAACGACGACCGCCACACGTCGAGCTCCTCGGCGATCTTGCTCCGGGGACCCACCAGCGCGACCTGCTCCACCATGTCCAGCGGCACCGCGGCGGCGGCCTCGTCCTTGCGCCCGGCCAGGTAGGACTCCTGGATGCGGGCGCACTCGGCCTCGAAGCCCATGCGCGCGAACACGTCGTAGTGGAAGTTCGCGCCCTTGGCCCCCATGCCGCCGATGTAGAGCGCGAGCATCGGCCGGACCCGGTCGGCCGCCGCGGAGACGTCGTCGTCGACCACGACCTGCACCATGCAGACGACCTCGAAGTCCTCGGCGGTCCGCCGCGCCCCGGGGCGGGCGAAGCCCTCGGCGAGGCGGTCGCGGTAGAACGCGTCGTGGCGCGGCGCGTAGAACAGCGGCTGCCAGCCGTCGGCGATCTCGGCCGCCAGCGCCACGTTCTTCGGGCCCTCCGCGGCCAGCAGGATCGGCAGGTCGTCGCGCAGCGGGTGGATCGTCGGGCGCAGCGGCTTGCCCAGCCCGGCCCCGCCGGGGTGCGGGATCGCGTAGTGCTCCCCGGAGAACTCGACGCGCTCGCGGGCGATCGCCGACCGCAGGATCTGCACGTACTCCCGGGTCCGCGCGAGGGGCCTGGGGTAGGGCTGCCCGTACCAGCCCTCCACGACCTGCGGCCCGGACGCGCCGATGCCGAGGACCATCCGGCCGCCGGAGAGGTGGTCGAGCGTCAGCGCGGCCATGGCCGTGGCCGTGGGGGTGCGGGCGGACATCTGCACCACCGACGTGCCCAGCCGGACGCGCGAGGTGCGCGCGCCCAGCCAGGCCAGCGGGGTCAGGGCGTCGGAGCCGTAGGCCTCGGCGGTCCAGATCGAGTCGAAGCCGAGGTCCTCGGCCGCGGCGACGCGGTCGGCGGTCGCGGGGTCCGGGCCCGCTCCCCAGTACCCGAGCGCCAGTCCGAGGTCCATCAGAGGGAGTCCACGAAGAAGTCGAGCTCGGGGTCGTCGGTGCCGCCGTACTCCGAGAGGTCGGTCCTCCCCGACCGCGCGAGCGCCTCGACGTCGAGGAAGATCTGCCCGGTCGGCCGCTCGGCATCGGTGAGCAGCGCGACCGCCGCATCACCCATGATCTCGACGCTGCGCGACCGGCCGGCCGCCTCCTCGCCGCCGAGCAGGTTGACCACCGCCGCCGTCGCGATCGTGGTCTGCGGCCACAGGCAGTTGGCCCGCACGCCCTTCTCCGCGAACTCCGCGGCGAAGCCCAGCGTCAGCAGCGTCATCCCCATCTTGCTCAGCGCGTACGCCGGGAACCTCCCCAGCCAGTGCGGCGCCAGGTTGATCGGCGGCGACAGCGTGACGATCTGGGCGTCGTCGCTGTCGAACAGGTGCGGCAGCGCCGCGCGGGTCAGCTGGAAGGTGCCCCTGCTGTTGATCTGCTGCATGAGGTCGTAGCGCTTCGGGGTCAGGTCCAGCGTCCCGGCCAGGTTCAGCGCCGAGGCGTTGTTCACCACGATGTCCACCCCGCCGAACGTCTCCACGGCGGTCGCGACCGCGCGGGCGACGTCGGCCTCCTCGCGCACGTCCCCGACCACGGCGACGGCCCGCCCGCCCGCGGCCTCGATCTCGGCGACCGCGGTGTGCACGGTGCCCGGCAGGCGCGGGTCCGGCTGGTCGGTCTTGGCCAGCAGCACGGCGTTCGCGCCCTGCCTGGCCGCGGCGGTCAGGATGGCCAGCCCGATGCCGCGGCTGCCGCCGGACATCACGATGGTGCGGCCCTTGAGGGAGTCGGTCACATCAGCTCCAGGTTCGACGGACAGTCAGTGCTGACCGTATCGGAGGCGGGCCGGTGCGGGGGCCCCGTGGGCGGGACGACCCGGCCGCGGCGCGCACGGGGGCCTGCACGGAGATCCACCGGCCGGGCGAGCTGACGTCGACGGTGGTGTGGCTGCGCGCCGAGTGGCCGGCCGTGCTCGACGGCCTCACCGACGCCGACCTCGACGCCCCGGCCGGCGGGACCGGGCAGCTGCGGGCGGCGGGTCAGGGCGCGACGTAGACGTGGACGGTCCGGCGGCGGCCGTCCTGGGCCATCCAGTCGGCGGGCCGGGTGTCG
This sequence is a window from Pseudonocardia petroleophila. Protein-coding genes within it:
- a CDS encoding LLM class F420-dependent oxidoreductase; this translates as MDLGLALGYWGAGPDPATADRVAAAEDLGFDSIWTAEAYGSDALTPLAWLGARTSRVRLGTSVVQMSARTPTATAMAALTLDHLSGGRMVLGIGASGPQVVEGWYGQPYPRPLARTREYVQILRSAIARERVEFSGEHYAIPHPGGAGLGKPLRPTIHPLRDDLPILLAAEGPKNVALAAEIADGWQPLFYAPRHDAFYRDRLAEGFARPGARRTAEDFEVVCMVQVVVDDDVSAAADRVRPMLALYIGGMGAKGANFHYDVFARMGFEAECARIQESYLAGRKDEAAAAVPLDMVEQVALVGPRSKIAEELDVWRSSLITTMVVGGDRAELEVVAELVG
- a CDS encoding SDR family oxidoreductase, translating into MTDSLKGRTIVMSGGSRGIGLAILTAAARQGANAVLLAKTDQPDPRLPGTVHTAVAEIEAAGGRAVAVVGDVREEADVARAVATAVETFGGVDIVVNNASALNLAGTLDLTPKRYDLMQQINSRGTFQLTRAALPHLFDSDDAQIVTLSPPINLAPHWLGRFPAYALSKMGMTLLTLGFAAEFAEKGVRANCLWPQTTIATAAVVNLLGGEEAAGRSRSVEIMGDAAVALLTDAERPTGQIFLDVEALARSGRTDLSEYGGTDDPELDFFVDSL